The Theileria annulata chromosome 2, complete sequence, *** SEQUENCING IN PROGRESS *** genomic sequence caTTTTCTTTGCAAACATTACAAAAAAGATTCAGAAATTCACAACTTCAGACTCTGGTTCAGTGATGGTTTTTACATTGATTCCTCACTCGAAAATGGACAGTGGAAACAAAAATTCCATCTATATAAGACTTTATCTCTCCCAATTGCATCAGAAACTGATAATGAAATTTCTCTAGATGTAACTCTGGACAAGAGCACAGATCAGTTTGATTATGAATACTATAACTGTCCCAACTCTGGCTACAgtgtttttaaaatatttactGCCAAAAAGGGGTATAAGTTCGCTTCGGTCACTGAACAAAATCTTGTTATTTGGAACAATTCTAACGATCAATCTGAATTTTCCACTAAGGTAGTGGCTCAGACCtccattaaatttatagagGCCGATAAACAAGTGACAATACACACTAATAAggataataaaatattttacaagtTAAGGGAAGATGGAAAATGGATAGATTCAAAGGAAAAAtatagaaaaaataaactcaAACTCATAACCCTTAATGAAGACGGATCTACTAGTGAAGATGATACTAGCAAATTTGATATTGGATATGATTTTTCTATAGTTAATTACATATTTAAATCAGGAGCTAAATGCATCGAGGTCAAATGCGATGACATAGTTGTGTGGAAATATGATTCTTCGCAAGGAGAAAGTCACTATCCCCAAAAAGTATCTTTTAACACTATAACCGGGAACATTCGTATTCTTTTAAACAATAGACTATACTTTTATAGTCTACAAGGTCTTGAATGGAATATGGTACTTCAAATATAGAACGATTTATCTAAAAAGACTGTTTATCAAGATACAGTTTGCTCACCCattattattgattttatagTTGAAATATTTCCTCAAGGTTCATATTAACTGTACATTGTTTTTTACAACGTCAAGTCATACACACCTTTTGCCTGAAGAgcaaataaaatatttgttttaaaactttgacattaaaaattttcactTTATAGTTTAtcaaaaatttcaaaattaactaaaCGGTATATGCTTTTATCATAATcttaaaatgtgtaatattaatttgtaatcACGGATTTAAATGGTATTTAAGGCCATGTCAAAATTGGTAAAAAACATCTAATTCAGTACAACtcaaatcaatttatttcatttcgtatataatgaattaaagtatattaaattttaaataactaatactTCTTAATAAACGTTATATATGTTTAGTTTAATTCCGTTAATTATTAGTCAGATAAAAAGCTATAAATATGACCTAAATGCcttaaaatatatgaagttaaaatctttatttttattgatCACATCTTACACATAGCACAATAACAAGTAGTTAGAGGAGGAGttagattaatttatgaaGATTCCATCGTTATTAAAACGTCCTACGAGTTCTATTCCATTACCatatgaaaaaattttaaatgatagGTTCAACTTCAAGATTCCAAGTTCGGtgttatttttaacttttaCATAAAAATTCCAATTAACCCTTATACATTTAACTTTTATCCAAACAgttcaaattaaattttattttaggCTCGGATTCCAGCTCAAATTCTCAATTTTTGGCCGTAAAATCGATTTTTGGTGATCTGACCACACGCACATCTTCCAATAAACAGGATTTACCACAAAATCCCTTCAGTAACTCATCCTAtagattaaaaaatgatattaacTTTGGAAACAATTGGATTCATGAAAAAACCAACCCGGAAAATCAAACATCAGATGATTTTCAGAGGACTTCTGGCCAGATTCGTCCAACTATTGACTCCAACCATCAGTTAACCGATTTTTCGACAGTTTCGGGCTCAACCAAATGTGCCACTAAAGGTTTTCTAgaaatttgatattttttttagattCACCTATAAGTCCATTTAAACACATTTCAAAGATTAGTAAAGACGTTCCTAATTTGGACGACCTTAAACCTCCTCTAACTGATATATTCGAAGATTTAACTGTTGATTCCAGTGAAACGACTTTTGATCAAGCAATTTCTGCAGATTCGAGCGGTTTGTGTATTCcatttataattaagtatagGTGTTTTTGATGTCAATGGTCGTTACTCTAGCttagaaatatataaaaatgagaGTGTGGACTCTATTGTATCGAGAGGAATTGATGTTCCTGAAAAGCTGAATCTGCTTATAAAGGAACGAGCTCTGAGAGGATTATCTGATGAATGCCTTGAAATCCTTTCTGAGATTAAGAAGCTCAAAATTCCCCTTTCAATAGAGACTTACAATAACTGCCTAATCAGTTGCATGAAAACTAATAACGCAAAGTTATCGAgatatttgtttttatgTCTCAGGTCTGATTTGTTAACACCTGATTTGAGGACATACACGCTGATGATCAAGACACATGTTAACGCCGGTGATATTTCAAGTGCATTTTCACTATACAGGAAAATGGAAAACGAGGGAACGAAAGCAGATTTGGTTGTTTTTTCAGTGTTAATCGACTGCCTTGTAAGGGATAGGCAAATTAAGAACGCATGGAGCCTTTTCAATTACATGAGGACTTGGCGTCTTATTGACCCAGACGAAGTCCTATTTACGATTATGATTAAGAGCTGTAGCTATTCAAAGGAGGCGGAAAAGGCcctaaatttatatcaGGAAATGCTAACCATGAATAAATTTCCCACAATTTACACCTATATAGAACTAATCAACTGCCTTTCAAATCGCAAGGAGTACTTTCATCAATGTTTCCAGTTCTACAATCAAATAAAGGCTCAGGAATACCCAATCAATTCTCACATAATTCTACTACTACTTCAGGtttcaaattttaacattattacATATAGTACATAAACATTATTtagaataatatatatgatTGGTTAGAGTTGCTGTACTGTTGGTAATGTGAGAAAAGCTAAGGAGTTGATTTTAGAGTCGCGTGCATTGGGAATAAAGCCGACTTTGGAGATGTACAACGTATACATAAAGACCCTTGCAGCCCAAATGAAACTGTCCAAACTGACTGAGAACGAAAAGATCAACAACATTAACAAAACGTGGTCAATAGTCCAATCCTTGCTTCCTCTGTACAGGTGCAATAATAGTTTAAACAATGAAAATGATGGAAATAAGGATATAGCTATGGAGGATGGAGACAAAC encodes the following:
- a CDS encoding uncharacterized protein (PF01535 PPR repeat), whose protein sequence is MKIPSLLKRPTSSIPLPYEKILNDRFNFKIPSSDSSSNSQFLAVKSIFGDLTTRTSSNKQDLPQNPFSNSSYRLKNDINFGNNWIHEKTNPENQTSDDFQRTSGQIRPTIDSNHQLTDFSTVSGSTKCATKDSPISPFKHISKISKDVPNLDDLKPPLTDIFEDLTVDSSETTFDQAISADSSGVFDVNGRYSSLEIYKNESVDSIVSRGIDVPEKLNLLIKERALRGLSDECLEILSEIKKLKIPLSIETYNNCLISCMKTNNAKLSRYLFLCLRSDLLTPDLRTYTLMIKTHVNAGDISSAFSLYRKMENEGTKADLVVFSVLIDCLVRDRQIKNAWSLFNYMRTWRLIDPDEVLFTIMIKSCSYSKEAEKALNLYQEMLTMNKFPTIYTYIELINCLSNRKEYFHQCFQFYNQIKAQEYPINSHIILLLLQSCCTVGNVRKAKELILESRALGIKPTLEMYNVYIKTLAAQMKLSKLTENEKINNINKTWSIVQSLLPLYRCNNSLNNENDGNKDIAMEDGDKRKLVRLLNSVILVYENGGYYEYAMDVLNCFQVFNLTPDYMTYFILLRMVGPKMKDPGRFFTLWSQAKTKIEPQKTLLCMALDMAILSRSAKRTLEILNDMYNAKVFPTPALMKKLYESGKKITQIHLMINNLVTLQRKITYQEKLNDNKILQTYVDEFELNKAITPNIKI